In Haliaeetus albicilla chromosome 2, bHalAlb1.1, whole genome shotgun sequence, a single genomic region encodes these proteins:
- the LOC104320989 gene encoding probable G-protein coupled receptor 141 codes for MPSSSVTQQNHSSNETLLDTSEKLRTILIALYIIDLAGGTLGVIMMSHQLFQRRPQSVMTVIIISLLVLHTFMLLSIPFRLSCYILREWKFGKFACKLASAIIYLHMYTTFMFYVAIIIIHFFRLEFRKCYTTTGVAAVWLVGVLVVTPVLLLYYGTSRTYLSSECFQFHKEIQEVPMVIINYCLVGILVAVCAVLTVIQLSVMYRLAVKYWPDINSHVEFRAQAKGFFFILVTLVCFMPHHVFRVYDIQNCHLDKDHKLLLYNEMFLALTTMCCLDMLCFIAGIAH; via the coding sequence ATGCCTAGCAGCAGTGTAACCCAGCAGAACCATTCCTCCAACGAGACACTGCTGGACACCTCAGAGAAGCTCCGCACCATTCTTATAGCCCTGTACATCATTGACCTGGCTGGTGGCACCCTTGGGGTCATCATGATGTCCCACCAGTTGTTTCAAAGGAGACCACAATCTGTGATGACCGTTATCATCATCAGCCTCCTGGTGCTGCACACCTTTATGCTACTCAGCATCCCCTTCCGCCTCAGCTGTTACATTTTACGGGAATGGAAGTTCGGGAAGTTTGCCTGCAAGCTAGCAAGCGCCATCATCTACCTCCACATGTACACCACCTTCATGTTTTACGTGGCTATCATCATAATACACTTCTTCCGACTCGAGTTTAGGAAGTGCTACACTACAACCGGGGTGGCTGCTGTCTGGCTGGTGGGAGTGTTGGTGGTCACTCCCGTTCTTCTCTTGTACTATGGCACCTCTAGGACATACCTCTCCTCGGAATGCTTTCAGTTCCACAAGGAGATACAAGAGGTGCCCATGGTGATCATAAACTACTGCTTGGTTGGGATTTTGGTGGCAGTTTGTGCTGTGCTCACTGTAATCCAGTTGTCTGTGATGTATAGACTGGCTGTGAAATACTGGCCTGACATCAACTCCCATGTGGAATTCAGGGCTCAGGCAAAGGGTTTCTTCTTCATCTTGGTAACATTAGTGTGCTTTATGCCTCATCATGTATTCAGAGTATATGACATCCAAAACTGCCACTTGGATAAGGACCATAAACTACTCCTATACAATGAAATGTTTTTAGCTTTAACAACAATGTGCTGCTTGGATATGTTGTGTTTCATAGCAGGAATAGCCCACTGA